One Clostridium novyi NT genomic window carries:
- the recQ gene encoding DNA helicase RecQ, which yields MKKTSVEILEKYYGYKSFRKGQEQVIKSVLDGNDVLAIMPTGGGKSICYQIPALMMDGLTIVISPLISLMKDQVDSIKNMGVSCAYINSSLGIYEFNEVIENLKNNKYKILYVAPERLESYEFLSAIKDVKISQVAIDEAHCVSQWGHDFRVSYRNVAKFIDGFKERPIVTAFTATASNEVRDDIINLLRLKNPKVFITGFDRENLNITIIKSGSKKAYVLNYIENNKEDSGIIYAATRKEVDNIYDNLSKKGFSIGRYHAGLSDDERKQNQEDFIHDRVRIMVATNAFGMGIDKPNIRYVIHYSMPKNIEAYYQEIGRAGRDGEKSECILLFAPGDIHIQKYLIEVSVENPERKKKQYEKLQEMVDLVYSNDCYRKYILNYFGEEFNESCSNCSNCLNEGEIVDKTIDAQKVLSCIYKMKRSFGTTMVVDVLRGSKNKKVLNLGFNSLSTYGIMKEYTGEELKNFINTLVSHGYIGLSGGTYPVLNLNNRSIGVLKGQEIVEFKVFEAKHKDTHINKLFNILKALRQEIAQREQVAPYIIFGDGTLREMSLKYPRSREEMLEISGVGEIKYEKYGEEFEKAIIDYVKENNINLKNTYLNLEENNKDIPLEVTTDIKLFNELLKIREDFAREEKVLPQMILSKNTLKEISGRYPLDDENLKDISGIGPKKIERYGLKILQCVNKYVYDNNITVNWVDKKRRKAIIDGETRENNEIAMDMLSNGFSLNEIAKELEVGISTILGYVTDYIKNGGNIDFDLSLEGLYTKEDEKIIVDACNRVGYEKVSKIKKELPPEIKYESIRAVILKKYYLAS from the coding sequence TTGAAAAAAACATCAGTAGAAATTTTAGAAAAATACTATGGATATAAAAGTTTTAGAAAAGGGCAAGAACAAGTTATAAAAAGTGTTTTAGATGGAAATGATGTTCTAGCAATAATGCCTACTGGTGGAGGAAAATCCATTTGTTATCAAATACCTGCTTTAATGATGGATGGTCTTACTATTGTAATTTCTCCATTGATTTCTCTTATGAAGGATCAAGTTGATAGTATAAAAAATATGGGAGTTAGCTGTGCGTATATAAACAGTTCATTAGGTATATATGAGTTTAATGAAGTTATAGAAAATTTAAAGAATAATAAATATAAAATATTATATGTAGCACCTGAAAGATTAGAGTCTTATGAATTTTTAAGTGCTATAAAGGATGTTAAAATATCTCAAGTTGCAATTGATGAGGCGCATTGTGTCAGCCAATGGGGACATGATTTTAGAGTGAGTTATAGAAATGTAGCTAAATTCATAGATGGATTTAAGGAAAGACCAATAGTTACAGCCTTTACTGCAACAGCTTCTAATGAAGTTAGAGATGACATTATAAATCTATTAAGATTAAAAAATCCAAAAGTATTTATAACAGGGTTTGATAGAGAAAACTTAAATATTACTATAATAAAATCAGGAAGTAAAAAAGCTTATGTTTTAAATTATATTGAAAATAATAAAGAAGATTCAGGAATAATTTATGCTGCAACTAGAAAAGAAGTAGATAATATATATGATAATTTAAGTAAAAAAGGATTTTCAATTGGAAGATATCATGCGGGACTTAGTGATGATGAAAGAAAACAAAATCAAGAAGATTTTATACATGATAGAGTAAGAATTATGGTTGCAACTAATGCTTTTGGTATGGGAATTGATAAGCCTAATATAAGATACGTAATACATTATAGTATGCCTAAAAATATAGAGGCTTATTATCAAGAAATAGGTAGAGCAGGAAGAGACGGAGAAAAAAGTGAATGTATATTATTATTTGCACCAGGAGACATTCATATTCAGAAGTATTTAATAGAAGTAAGTGTTGAGAATCCTGAAAGAAAGAAAAAACAATATGAAAAGCTTCAAGAAATGGTAGATTTAGTTTATAGCAATGATTGTTATAGAAAATATATACTAAATTATTTTGGAGAAGAATTTAATGAAAGTTGTAGCAACTGTAGTAATTGTTTAAATGAAGGAGAAATAGTTGATAAAACTATAGATGCTCAAAAGGTATTGTCTTGCATTTATAAAATGAAGAGAAGCTTTGGAACTACTATGGTGGTTGATGTGCTTAGAGGTTCTAAAAACAAAAAGGTATTAAATTTAGGATTTAATAGTTTATCAACTTATGGAATAATGAAAGAATATACAGGAGAAGAATTAAAAAACTTTATAAATACATTAGTATCTCATGGGTATATAGGTTTAAGTGGAGGTACATATCCAGTTTTAAACTTAAATAATAGGTCCATAGGTGTTTTAAAGGGACAAGAAATAGTGGAGTTTAAAGTCTTTGAGGCTAAACATAAAGATACTCACATAAATAAATTATTTAATATACTTAAAGCATTAAGACAGGAAATAGCACAGAGAGAACAGGTAGCACCCTATATTATATTTGGAGATGGCACACTTAGAGAAATGAGCTTAAAATATCCTAGAAGTAGAGAAGAAATGCTTGAGATTTCAGGGGTAGGGGAAATTAAGTATGAAAAGTATGGAGAAGAATTTGAAAAAGCAATTATAGATTATGTAAAAGAAAATAATATAAATTTAAAAAATACTTATTTAAATTTAGAAGAAAATAATAAAGATATTCCTCTTGAAGTTACAACAGATATAAAATTGTTTAATGAATTATTAAAGATAAGAGAAGATTTTGCAAGAGAAGAAAAAGTGCTTCCACAAATGATATTATCTAAAAATACATTAAAAGAGATAAGTGGAAGATATCCTTTGGATGATGAAAACCTAAAAGATATTTCAGGAATAGGACCTAAAAAGATAGAAAGATACGGCTTAAAGATACTACAGTGTGTAAATAAATATGTATATGACAATAATATAACGGTTAATTGGGTAGATAAAAAAAGAAGAAAAGCTATAATAGATGGAGAAACAAGAGAAAATAATGAAATAGCTATGGATATGCTAAGTAATGGATTTAGTTTAAATGAAATAGCAAAAGAACTTGAAGTTGGAATTTCAACTATACTTGGATATGTAACTGATTATATAAAAAATGGAGGAAATATAGATTTTGACTTATCCTTAGAAGGACTGTATACAAAAGAAGATGAAAAAATTATTGTTGATGCTTGTAATAGAGTTGGATATGAAAAAGTTAGTAAGATAAAAAAAGAACTTCCTCCAGAAATTAAATATGAATCTATAAGAGCAGTTATATTAAAAAAGTATTATTTAGCTTCTTAG
- the trhA gene encoding PAQR family membrane homeostasis protein TrhA: MNRFREPVSGFTHLFGVIISIIGLIVLINYERNIKYSSSLACVAVIIFGISLILLYTASSVYHLIKAPDKVIKFLRRIDHSMIYVLIAGTYTPVCLITLQGKLRWIMFSLIWILALSGVLFKIFWFKSPRWLSTLLYIFMGWIAVFIISPLAKSMDIRGIELMFIGGVLYTLGAVIYATKWPRIKSKVFGFHEIFHLFVLAGSFCHYFMVLKYIL; the protein is encoded by the coding sequence GTGAATAGGTTTAGGGAACCCGTAAGTGGATTTACACATTTGTTTGGTGTTATAATTTCTATAATAGGGCTTATAGTGTTAATTAATTATGAAAGGAATATAAAGTATTCTTCTTCTTTAGCATGTGTAGCTGTAATAATTTTTGGAATAAGTTTAATACTTTTATACACAGCAAGTAGTGTTTATCATCTAATAAAAGCGCCAGATAAAGTAATAAAGTTTCTTAGAAGAATAGATCATTCTATGATATATGTATTAATAGCAGGCACATATACTCCAGTATGTTTAATAACACTTCAAGGAAAATTAAGATGGATTATGTTCAGTTTAATATGGATTTTGGCATTAAGTGGAGTATTGTTTAAAATATTTTGGTTTAAGTCTCCTAGATGGTTATCTACATTACTGTATATATTTATGGGATGGATCGCAGTATTTATAATTTCTCCTTTGGCTAAGAGTATGGATATAAGAGGAATAGAATTAATGTTTATAGGTGGAGTTTTATACACACTAGGGGCAGTTATTTATGCTACAAAATGGCCAAGGATAAAATCAAAGGTTTTTGGATTTCATGAAATATTTCATTTATTCGTATTAGCGGGAAGCTTTTGTCACTATTTTATGGTATTAAAATATATTTTATAG
- a CDS encoding thioredoxin family protein gives MKRLTSIEEIKKFISTNELALIYVTSKLETCSVCHMLLPKIQEQLNKFPKLEIGTVDSSEVLEVAGEFYIFSLPLIIFYAEGKEVLREGRFIAMDNLKNTVERYYNLIYK, from the coding sequence ATGAAAAGATTAACTTCTATTGAAGAAATAAAAAAATTTATAAGTACAAATGAATTAGCATTAATATATGTTACATCTAAGCTTGAAACGTGTAGTGTTTGTCATATGCTACTTCCTAAAATTCAAGAACAGTTAAATAAGTTTCCTAAGTTAGAAATCGGTACAGTGGATTCAAGTGAAGTTTTGGAAGTTGCAGGAGAGTTTTATATATTTAGCTTACCTCTTATAATTTTTTATGCAGAAGGGAAAGAGGTATTAAGAGAGGGAAGATTTATTGCTATGGATAATTTAAAAAATACTGTGGAGAGATACTATAATTTAATTTACAAATAA
- the clpB gene encoding ATP-dependent chaperone ClpB, protein MNVDKMTVRVQQSLNDAYSEAVKYNHQQMDIIHLFSALVNQEDGLIPNIFEKMGVNINVLRNDLHLQLDSMPKVLGEGAQSSGIVATRRINEVLVKADKIAKDFNDSYISVEHVMLAIIEIDKSGAVGKLLNKFSITKDAFLKVLLEVRGNQRVDTQDPEGTYDALAKYGTNLIELAKKHKLDPVIGRDEEIRRTIRILSRRTKNNPVLIGEPGVGKTAIVEGLAERIVRGDVPEGLKEKIIFSLDMGALIAGAKYRGEFEERLKAVLKEVQSSDGKIILFIDEIHTIVGAGKTDGAMDAGNLIKPLLARGELHCIGATTFDEYRQYIEKDKALERRFQTVIVSEPTVDDTISILRGLKERFEIHHGIRIHDSAIVAAAKLSHRYIQDRYLPDKAIDLIDEAGAMIRSEIDSLPTELDIIRRKQLMLETEKEALTKENDEASKKRLETLEKELAELKEKNNEMTAKYEKEKAHILEVRDLKSKLDDARGEVEKAERDYDLNKVAQLKYGTIPELEAKVKEKEEEMQNNYEGALLKEEVTEEEISEIVSKWTGIPVTRLVEGEKEKLLRLEDELKKRVIGQDEATVAVSNAVIRARAGLKDERRPIGSFIFLGPTGVGKTELAKTLARNLFDSEDNIIRIDMSEYMEKHAVSRLVGPPPGYVGYEEGGQLTEAVRRNPYSVILFDEIEKANDDVFNIFLQILDDGRLTDNKGKTVDFKNTIIIMTSNLGSSYLLENKGKDEVDEKVREEVMETLKMRFKPEFLNRIDDIIMFKPLTKEGIKKIIDIFMEHVKERLKERNISMEVTDAAKEVLAKEGYDPIYGARPLKRYIGNILETKIAKKIIAGEIYDGCNVMVNVKDDNIEILVK, encoded by the coding sequence ATGAATGTAGATAAAATGACTGTAAGAGTACAACAAAGTTTAAATGATGCATATAGTGAGGCAGTTAAATATAATCATCAACAAATGGACATAATACATTTATTTTCTGCACTTGTAAATCAAGAAGATGGATTAATTCCTAATATATTTGAAAAAATGGGTGTAAATATAAATGTTCTTAGAAATGATCTACATCTACAACTAGATTCTATGCCAAAGGTTTTAGGTGAGGGAGCACAATCATCAGGTATAGTAGCTACTAGAAGAATAAATGAAGTTTTAGTTAAAGCAGATAAGATAGCTAAAGATTTTAATGATTCGTATATAAGTGTAGAGCATGTTATGCTTGCAATAATTGAAATAGATAAAAGTGGAGCAGTAGGAAAATTATTAAATAAATTTTCTATTACTAAGGATGCATTTTTAAAAGTTTTACTAGAGGTTAGAGGAAATCAAAGGGTAGACACTCAAGATCCAGAAGGAACTTATGATGCTCTTGCAAAGTATGGTACTAATCTTATAGAACTTGCAAAAAAACATAAATTAGATCCTGTAATAGGAAGAGATGAGGAAATAAGAAGAACTATAAGAATTTTATCAAGAAGAACTAAAAACAATCCAGTATTAATTGGAGAACCAGGAGTTGGTAAAACAGCTATAGTTGAAGGTCTGGCTGAAAGAATTGTAAGAGGAGATGTACCAGAAGGACTAAAAGAAAAAATAATATTTTCATTAGATATGGGAGCTTTAATTGCTGGTGCTAAATATAGAGGAGAATTTGAAGAAAGATTAAAAGCTGTTTTAAAAGAAGTACAAAGTTCTGATGGAAAAATAATTTTATTTATAGATGAAATACACACTATAGTTGGAGCAGGTAAAACAGATGGTGCTATGGATGCTGGAAACTTAATTAAGCCATTACTTGCAAGGGGAGAACTTCACTGTATAGGTGCTACAACTTTTGACGAATATAGACAGTATATTGAAAAAGATAAAGCACTTGAGAGAAGATTCCAAACAGTTATAGTAAGTGAACCAACAGTAGATGACACAATTTCAATATTAAGAGGACTTAAAGAAAGATTTGAAATTCACCATGGTATAAGAATTCATGACTCTGCAATAGTTGCAGCTGCTAAATTATCTCACAGATATATACAAGATAGATATCTTCCAGATAAAGCAATAGATTTAATTGATGAAGCTGGTGCCATGATAAGAAGTGAAATTGACTCACTTCCAACAGAGCTTGATATAATAAGAAGAAAACAATTAATGCTTGAAACTGAAAAAGAGGCATTAACAAAAGAAAATGATGAAGCTTCTAAAAAAAGACTTGAAACTTTAGAAAAAGAACTTGCAGAACTTAAAGAAAAAAATAATGAAATGACTGCAAAGTATGAAAAAGAAAAAGCTCACATATTAGAAGTAAGAGATTTAAAGAGCAAACTTGACGATGCTAGAGGAGAAGTAGAAAAAGCAGAAAGAGATTATGATTTAAACAAAGTTGCTCAATTAAAATATGGAACTATTCCAGAACTTGAAGCAAAGGTTAAAGAAAAAGAAGAAGAAATGCAAAATAATTATGAAGGAGCTCTTTTAAAAGAAGAAGTTACAGAAGAGGAGATATCAGAAATTGTATCTAAATGGACTGGTATACCTGTAACTAGACTAGTTGAAGGAGAAAAAGAGAAACTTTTAAGACTTGAAGATGAGTTAAAGAAAAGAGTAATAGGTCAAGATGAGGCAACAGTTGCAGTTTCTAATGCTGTAATTAGAGCAAGAGCTGGTTTAAAGGATGAGAGAAGACCTATAGGTTCATTTATATTCTTAGGACCAACAGGTGTTGGTAAAACAGAACTTGCAAAAACACTAGCAAGAAACTTATTTGATAGTGAAGATAATATTATAAGAATTGATATGTCTGAATATATGGAGAAACACGCCGTATCTAGACTAGTTGGACCACCTCCAGGATATGTTGGATATGAAGAAGGAGGTCAACTTACTGAAGCTGTTAGAAGAAACCCTTATTCAGTAATATTATTTGATGAAATAGAAAAAGCTAATGATGATGTATTTAATATATTCCTTCAAATATTAGATGATGGAAGACTTACAGATAACAAGGGTAAAACAGTAGACTTTAAAAATACAATAATAATAATGACATCAAATCTTGGAAGCAGTTATTTACTTGAAAATAAAGGTAAAGATGAAGTTGATGAAAAAGTAAGAGAAGAAGTTATGGAAACTTTGAAGATGAGATTTAAACCCGAATTCCTTAACAGAATAGACGATATTATAATGTTTAAACCATTAACAAAAGAAGGAATTAAAAAGATTATAGATATATTTATGGAACATGTAAAAGAAAGATTAAAAGAAAGAAATATATCTATGGAAGTTACAGATGCTGCTAAAGAAGTACTTGCAAAAGAAGGATATGATCCAATTTACGGAGCAAGACCATTAAAAAGATATATAGGAAATATATTAGAAACTAAAATTGCAAAGAAAATTATAGCCGGAGAAATATATGATGGTTGCAATGTTATGGTAAATGTCAAAGATGACAATATAGAAATATTAGTAAAGTAA
- a CDS encoding DMT family transporter: protein MNKSKGIIFMILASLSFATMNLFGKLATTATPYQKTFISNVIASIIVCFIIFYRKESFIGKKENRKYLVLRGVMGTISILTLYFSLDHLFLADATILTKLSPFFTIIFSFLILKEMITKKQLSFLIVAFLGSLFVIKPQFNSSIIPSLMGVISAATAGLAYTMIRILGDRESFYTIILSFTGIATLTMFPFMFIHNSITLNHALLLVLGGLCFTIGQAFLTLAYKNAPASEISMFDYCGLLFAGTYGFILFKELPDILSIIGYIIIVGSSILNILFNKKH, encoded by the coding sequence TTGAACAAAAGCAAAGGCATTATATTTATGATTCTTGCCTCTCTTTCATTTGCTACAATGAATCTTTTTGGCAAGCTTGCAACTACGGCTACACCTTATCAAAAGACATTTATTTCAAATGTTATAGCAAGCATAATTGTTTGCTTTATTATTTTTTATAGAAAAGAATCTTTTATTGGTAAAAAAGAAAATAGAAAGTATCTTGTTTTAAGAGGTGTAATGGGTACAATATCCATTTTAACTTTATACTTTTCTTTAGATCATCTTTTTCTAGCGGATGCCACTATTCTTACAAAACTTAGTCCGTTTTTTACTATAATATTTTCTTTTTTAATTCTTAAAGAAATGATTACTAAAAAACAGCTTAGTTTTTTAATTGTAGCATTCCTGGGAAGTTTATTTGTAATAAAACCTCAATTCAATTCCTCAATTATTCCTTCACTAATGGGAGTAATATCAGCAGCTACAGCTGGACTTGCATACACTATGATAAGAATTTTAGGTGATCGTGAGAGCTTCTATACTATAATTTTATCATTTACTGGAATTGCTACTTTAACTATGTTTCCATTTATGTTTATACATAATTCAATTACTTTAAATCATGCCTTATTATTAGTTTTAGGTGGACTTTGTTTTACTATAGGACAAGCATTTTTAACATTAGCATATAAAAATGCTCCAGCATCTGAAATATCTATGTTTGACTACTGCGGATTATTGTTTGCTGGAACCTATGGATTTATTTTATTTAAAGAATTGCCAGATATATTATCAATTATAGGATATATAATTATTGTTGGCTCATCAATATTAAATATACTTTTTAATAAAAAACACTAA
- the mscL gene encoding large-conductance mechanosensitive channel protein MscL: MKKTIKEFKEFAMKGNVLDLAVGVVIGGAFGKIVSSLVKDVIMPIIGLITGGINFTYLKITLKHGIGNKPPITLNIGNFIQNVVDFIIIAFSIFMFIKLISKLQIKKVEEEKEKEEETPSDEVVLLQEIRDLLKKDNK, translated from the coding sequence TTGAAAAAAACAATAAAAGAATTTAAAGAATTTGCCATGAAGGGAAATGTTTTAGACCTTGCAGTAGGTGTTGTAATTGGGGGAGCTTTTGGGAAAATAGTATCTTCATTAGTTAAAGATGTAATAATGCCAATTATAGGACTTATAACAGGAGGAATAAATTTCACATATTTAAAAATAACGTTGAAACATGGTATAGGAAATAAGCCACCTATAACATTGAATATAGGAAACTTTATTCAAAATGTAGTAGATTTTATAATAATAGCATTTTCAATATTTATGTTTATTAAATTAATATCTAAATTACAAATAAAAAAAGTAGAAGAAGAGAAGGAAAAGGAAGAAGAAACTCCTTCAGATGAAGTAGTATTACTTCAAGAAATAAGAGACTTATTAAAAAAAGACAATAAATAA
- a CDS encoding potassium channel family protein, protein MNKREIYYEISMALLSLFVVIMSLVDLILNLSPKERYIFNIIDNFIWIVFILDYVIRFFKSHGKIKFIFNNKIDLVCILPFNPLFKGLKMYNMGKVIRISKLTKIVKATVFLSKFKKKASAFIKTNNFNYALTITIIVVIIGSYSITFVEKMEFKDALWWSFVTATTVGYGDISPKTGLGRIIAVILTIIGISFISMLTGTIATYCLNKRKFRRSYKRIIIEDIKDKLDNFENLTNDDIKNMFDVLITLKRDNTIK, encoded by the coding sequence ATGAATAAGAGAGAAATTTATTATGAGATAAGTATGGCATTATTATCTTTATTTGTGGTTATTATGTCATTAGTAGACCTTATTTTAAATCTATCTCCTAAAGAAAGATATATTTTTAATATTATTGATAATTTTATATGGATAGTATTTATTTTAGATTATGTTATTAGGTTTTTTAAAAGTCATGGCAAAATTAAATTTATTTTTAATAACAAAATAGATTTGGTTTGTATACTTCCGTTTAATCCTTTATTTAAAGGACTTAAAATGTATAATATGGGAAAAGTGATAAGAATATCTAAGTTAACAAAGATAGTAAAAGCTACAGTGTTTCTATCTAAATTTAAGAAAAAAGCAAGTGCATTTATAAAAACTAATAATTTTAATTATGCTTTGACAATAACCATAATAGTAGTAATAATAGGATCATATTCTATCACGTTTGTTGAAAAAATGGAGTTTAAAGATGCATTATGGTGGAGTTTTGTAACAGCTACAACTGTTGGATATGGTGATATTTCTCCTAAAACTGGATTAGGGAGAATCATAGCTGTAATTCTAACTATAATAGGAATAAGCTTTATAAGCATGTTAACAGGAACAATAGCTACATATTGTCTAAATAAAAGAAAATTTAGAAGATCGTATAAAAGAATAATAATCGAAGACATAAAAGATAAACTTGATAATTTTGAAAACTTAACTAATGATGATATAAAAAATATGTTTGACGTATTAATAACATTAAAGAGAGATAATACAATTAAATAG